aaaaaaaaaaaaagccttattttttcCTACTTGCAGTCTTtctgccattacctaagatgggggttaccagtgggggggTGGAAGAggaaagagagctttttgggagggatcaggtagggatcagggggtggggagtgtcaggtaggatcctaatctctacactaaagctaacattaaccttttaagctacctaattgaTCCCTTCACTGACGGTAAAAATAGAAGTGTAGTGCGCAGCTAAATAaatggccttctatttaccaaaaagcaatggcaaagccataaatgtctgctatttctgaacaaaggggataccagagaaacgTTTACAAACATAATtgacatgattgcacaagcagtatgtaaataatttctgtgagaaacccaaagattgtgaaaaagtaccaatttttttttatttgatggcatttggcggtgaaatggtggcatgaaatataccaaaattggcctagatcaataccttgggttgtctacttaaaaaatatatatatatatttcataggtaaataaaaaaaacaaggctctatttctgcttaaatggagtgatagcaaaaatgctaaaaatgctctggtattttgggcaagtttttgtctggaagtcccggtCTGAAAGGTTTAAATTATAATATTaagaaacactatatatatatatacaaaaacaaaacaaaaattatgacctaaaataataacaaaattaatttttattacaccGTGCTTTGTTTTTCCTCCTCCCACGTACATTTCTTTTTCTGTAGCATACAGTGCGTCCCTACCTGCTCTATACGTAGTTTTTAATGCCCTCTCCTGTGAGTTGCTGAGATATTCACTCACAGCTGGGAAACTCATGTCTAAGCAATTGCTGTCTATAATACAAGTAAAGTGTGAATCAGaactagagcattttgtttttgcacttttatatcccgttaaggcttaaagggaaatgaaacccaaatgttttctttcatgatttagaaagagcgtgcaatttgaaacaactttctaatttacttctattatctaatttgcttcattctcttgatatactttgctgaacaacatatctagatagactcagtagctgctgattggtgactgcacatagatgcctcatgtgattggctcacccatgtgcattgctatttcttcaacaaaggatatctaaagatcaagcaaaatagataatagaagtaaattgcaatgttgtttaaaattgtattctctacctgaatcatgaaagaaaatttttggttttaaagcccctttaataaatgtaaaacaaaTGGTTAAAAAGAATAAAAGGTTTTGAAGAATGGgttaaagagttaaagggacattaaagactatgatatggtaatataaaatgataaattatatatatatatatatatatatatatatatatatatatatatatatatatatatatatatatatatatatatatatataaaataaaacctcTGCAGTATACTTTCACTATTTTGTCCCCtaatcctgtaattctattctgaaattgtaaacgtttcagttcctgttagaaatggtaatgcagaacactgttatattccacgcagccattggctgcacactctagtgacctatttataacggtccctaattggccacagtagagaaggtaacctaagttacaacatggcagctcccattgttttatagacactaaaactttacacttattttgtcaatatttaaataactaatgaaactttaaaaaaaattacatctacattttattctcagactaatcttttctttgaaggcATCACTCTATGTATcatttatttagggtttaatgtccctttaaagggccattcaatacagtagaaatgcataataaaaaaactatgcaatagcatttactctgcatTTCAAATAAGTTGTAGATTTTTGTTTGACAAATTATTTTTCCCCATTTCctagccccttgtatcatgtgacatccatcaattacagactagtatacaaaTATACTGTAAACTCTTCCACATACTaattaggagctggtgtctcagaaagtatgcatataaaaagagtgcGCACAATTTGAGAATGTAAgtaaaattgaaaagtctcttaaaactgcttgctctatctgaatcataaaagttttttaaattcttaccttagattaaactgcaaatagcctcctgcaccttttctatatcatgcagcaggaatgtaaaaaagttattttaaaatgaatattgtttctggccaagctcctcccactgatgacatcacaatctgggctgtatCTAGGTCctactgaatagcattgacagtctgttaaatccaactagtgagccttttgtgattggacaacATATGCAGCCCAGATGGTGATATCATCAGTGGGTGgatcttggcagccatttcaaagtggccagaaataatatttattttaaaataacttttttaccatccctgctgcatgataaagaaaaggtgtaggaggctatttgcagcttaatctaaggtatgaCTTCAAGATGACtaaggtgaagactgtccctttaagtcttattattaatggggttttttttcacTTGATCTTTATGCAACTGTTACCTGAGCGGAATTATGCATTTACATTATCTGACATGAATACTGTACTAGCACTTGCAGAATTAATATTGACCATTGACATTAATCTGAGCACAATATGCAAGCAATATTAATTGAGCATAAGCAGTAGTAGTGCTCAATATTTCTTGTATTATTTTTGGTTAAAAATTGTACAAAGATACATATAAACTGAGAATATTTAACACACACAAAGGTATTACAAGTCAGGATAATAACACAAAGCTACATACACTTACTGTAAAGTAGTTAACCTCATTTTCAATAATATTCAATGAGTGGGGAAGTGTTAATATATAGATGAAAAAATGGGAGCAGGCACTCTTTGGTTAggtgaaataaatgttaaaaacatacctTTATTAAACCTTAAAAAATAACATCAGTGCatcccaaacagagggcagacaTAGGCAGTgacagcctgacgcgtttcgcgccccctagtggagcTTCCTCAAAGAGTGCCTGCTTCCATTTTTTCATCTATATGCACTTTAGCCTGATCAGCTATACAGCTACGGCACTCCAAGTATCCCTGTATCACAGccttttacatattttttcaatTGTGTGCACGGACCGATGGTTTAAGCTGTGTTCCGGATACCCCTGTCTTCTGCTTGCAAAGTGTTAATATATCCATACCAATaccattttattttacattttacttgCAATTTATGCCAAAGTATTTAGTGAACAACAAAGGTAGCAATCGTGTCTATAGCTCAACATAAAAGTGACAGCTAGTTAGTCTcactaaaatgtctcagatacactTCCAATGTTCAGTATcttggttttattgttatttcttgtGTTGCAGATCAATATAGACAGTCCAACCAGAGAAGCCCTGAAAAAAGAAATCCACCGACCAACACCAAATAGTTTTGATGAAGCCCAGCTTATTGTTTTAAGGCACATGGAAAGGGATTCATACCCTAGATTTTTGACATCATCATTATACCAAAACATACAAAGCAAATTACAGCAGGAAAATGTAATCAACACCCAATGAAACTGGACCTGTTGTGATGACTGAAGCTTTTTTTGAGAATGTTTATTtgaacaaatatattttataagtaatacaacttttttttgtgtggaaattaTCAGAAAAGATGAAGAGGAAGATGcctaaatagtttaaaaatcccattacttaaagggatagtcatttttttttctttcatgattcagacagagcatgcaattttaagcgactttctaatttactcctattatcaaattttctttgttctctttctatctttatttgaaaaagtagtaatgtaagctaaggagccagaccatttttggttcagcatcctggctATCACTTGATTGAttaatggctacatttagccacccaataagcaagagcaacccagtttctgaaccaaaaatgggccggctcttaagttttacaaataaagataccaagacaagaaagaacaattgataataggagtaaatgataaagttgcttaaaactgattgctctatctgaatcatgaaagtttaattttgactttactgtccctttaagtgggaacatctcaaataattttagaaaggcaaattataGAATAAgggctgtttatctagctatgcaggattctgaataaaaagataatataaaaaaagataagCAATATAatgcttatatatacagtatatatatatatatatatagagagagagagagataaagcatCATTTTTCTCCAAATCAATACATTTTTGATTATCAGGCTTTTAGTGATTTGATTGTAGAtaacaatattgtttttatttctttgcttAAGTAATAATTTAATAAAGCTTTGCGCTTTctggaaattacattttttttacagatgtTTTGTAAAATACCAATAAAATATCAGGCATAAAACTGGATGAAAAATGTTTCAAAGACAAAAAAGTGAAATATTTAAGGTGTATGATAGTGGTACTTAAAGTTTAATGCAGTATTTCTACAGAACTGGGAAGAATTCTTATTTTGCGTGATGGTTAAAGTTTGCCCCGCCCTCCTTCCTGCTCCTCCTCTACCTTCCCTATACATGTTCCGGTTTCACAGTGTGAAACACCTAAactgcccagccacgccccctcagaTATAGGAAGCTGGGAGCTCACATTGTAACTGAGCACATTATACCCCGACTCCACCTGTAAAGTCACTGGCCTTTACACTGTTCTACAATAACTCCAACCCCTAGCCTGGTCTGTGATACTGCGCAGAAAAAGTAGTAATATATGTTTATAGTCTTCAATGGTCTCAGGGTATATATATCTTTGGTATTCTTACATTTTCTTTTATATAATTATTCCTACTTCATCTGTATTAAAGCTGTTTCATGTATCTTCTAATTGCTGTACAAATGTCTTCCTGaattaaaatacttttattattatttccaatTTCTCCTGATTCTCCAGTAAGCATATGAGTCATACTATATTGTGATCTTAAACCTATTTACTGCTTTCTCATCTCCTGATAATGTTAAAGCCAatttagactttttatatttaaagggagagtctagtcaaaatgaaactttcatgatttcgataaAGCAGGTAggagtaaacaactttccaatttacttttatcataaaatttgctttgttctcttggtattcttatgctATTTTCAAaatccttgaaggccgcatctaatctcagtgcattttgacagtttttcacagctagagggcgttagttcatgtgtgccatatagataaatgtagccaccaatcagcgctacccaggtgcagaaccaaaaatgggctggctcctaaccttacatttctgctttttcaaataatgatagcaagagaacaaataaaaattgataataggagtaaatttgaaagttgcttaaaattgcatgttttatctgaatcatgaaagaataacaattgtgtttagtatccctttaagggaggcaTATTGCCTACTGAATGAGGAGAATACATACGGGAGATTAGATAAGAATTCAACAGAGGAGTTGATTATTAAATATGATGATGTATTGAATACACTGAGAAAGGGTGGATGTGACTCTCCCTCATTGTAGTTCTAGTAAAGGTTGAATGAGCGTTAAATATAGTAAGCTATAAGGTACTTGTAGTAGAGGGATGTAAAGCGGTAGGTATGTCACATTATTTCCTATCTATATGTTTAGATAGAGATTAGGGTAGAAATGGTATCAGCAGACTAACGGctacatttagagttttgtctgtaaagacctgcttagctaacgcagctttttttcctaccgctgcttccaaacaacgtttgtatttagagttgtctgaagggctgcgttaggctccaaaaagggtgcgttgatcCGAATTTGCCGCCacctcaaccctcaataccagcgttgcttacggtagcggtaagctggcaaaacgtgcttgtgcacgattcccccataggaaacaatggggcagtttgggctaaaaaaaaccctaacacctgcaaaaaagcagcattaagctcccaacgcagccccattgtttcctatggggaaacactctctaagtctgcacctaacaccctaacatgtaccccgagtctaaacacccctaaccttacacttataaacctctaatctgctgaccctgctatcgctgacacctgcattacactattaacccctaatctgctgctccggacaccgccgccaccgacattatccctatgaacccctaatctgctgcccctaacatcgccgacacctacataatatttattaacccctaatctgcccccccaacgtcgccgctaccttacctacacgaattaacccctaatctgccgaccggacctcgctgccactataataaatgtattaaaatataaaagctaagtctaaccctaacacccccctaaattaaatataattttaatctaacgaaataaattaaaccttattaactaaagtattcctatttaaaactaaatacttacctgtaaaatgaaccctaatatagctacaatataacaaataattatattctagctattttaggatttatatttattttacaggcaactttgtatttattttatctaggtacaatagctattaaatagttatttactatttaatagctacctagttaaaataattacaaaattacctgtaaaataaatcctaacctaagttacaattaaacctaacactacactatcaataaattaattaaataaattacctacaattacatacaattaaataaactaaactaaattacaaaaaaaaacaaacactaaattacaaaaaataaaaaaagattacaagaatattaggctaattacacctactctaagccccctaataaaataaaaaagccccccaaaataataaaggtccctaccctattctaaattaaaaagtaatcagctcttttaccagcccttaaaagggctttttgcggggcatgccccaaagtaatcagctcttttgcctgtaaaaaaaaatacaacccccccaacattaaaacccaccacccacatacccctactctaacccacccaaaccccccttaaataaaccaaacactacccccccagaagatctccctaccttgagttgtcttcacccagccgggccgaagtcttcatctgatggggcagaagaggacatccagaccggcagaagtcttcatcctatccgggcagaagaggacatccggaccggcagacttcttcatccaagcggcatcttctatcttcatctatcatgagcggatccatcttcttcccagccgacgcagatccatcctcttcaaccgacgcctactcgccgaatgaaggccTTGAAATAAATCATATTACGTATGGCTTTCCTTCATAGCCAAGATGAGTAAAGAGCTGAATGGAACAACCTATTAAATCCACTTCCCAAGTATTTATATAAATTACATTTCCCAGTTCTGCAAGGATGGAAGGGAGACAACTAGACAAAGAAAAGTTTTGTGCAAAAAGGGATATAGAATGGGGTGTGTCTGAGCGGTGGCCATGTTAGGACACAATACCCGAAGCTGGTTGGGATGATTTGATAATCTTTAAATAGCTGTATGAATGCTTTCCGTCTCGGAGGAACCCACTATTTTCCTATAAATGATTCCTACTCTCGGGTCCAGACTGCTGAGCCCTTAAGCAGCAGCTTATTTGTAAGACCTCTGCACTCTCCAGCCCCCTGGTCATCTGGGCTATGTTGTCAACTTATCGCTGATATATGTACCAACTGGGAGTGCTTCACAAGTTATCCTAGTATTCTTTGCTGTGGATCAAATAGTAAGCCTGATCTGCAACTATTGAATGTGCAATGAGCACTATACTTGGGGCTACAGAGAATCTATTCTATTCTACTACTTTACCAGGCTGGAGAGATGTTTTGAGACAGTCCTCTATGAATGCTATCATCCGGATATGGCGGGCTGCGAACCTATAAAGGAAGACCGTTGTTTAACTGCAACTACTATTTTTCCTTCAGCAGATCCTGAGGTGACAAGCAACGTGAAAACTAAAGCTGTACCAAACAATTACATACCTGTGAAAGCTCCATACTAACTGTCGTTAAGCATGCAGTTAAGACCAGAACTATGAGGAGACCAGAGCGGCGGGTACTTAAGAGGTTTAAAAAGAAACTGGAACACTCACTTCTGCAGTCCCTTTCTCTAAATGGAATCAGTTGGCACCTTACTCATTATCTACTGCCTATTTCTACACTGGTAGTGACCAAATATCTATGCTCAAGGAGAAAGGTTTGACTTTTGTGGAATATTTTAGCAACTGTGAAATCAGGTGGTGGTTAAGATACTGGCCTTCATATGGGATCTGAGCTACTTGCTCATGTAGCTATTAGCCTTTGTCCTGAATATCCATTATGAATTGTGCATCCCTCTTTTAAGTTTAATAGTTTTTATCTCCTGAGACTGTTATACATATTGACTTGTACCATGGATGCTCATTTTTCTAATACTGTTGTTCTTATACATTGCTTCAATATAGTTAAAGTTTCATGCATAGACATTATTGTGATTACAGGGAAAGCTAGATTTTATGTTCGAATGTTTcatttaatatgtatttaaatacttTGTTGAAAATGTTGGTAAGCCACAAGCTTACATATATGAGTAGTACTCTACTAGTTTAaaagtgtatattatattattatagtaaCTGTGGCATCTCTTCTGACATTTTCAAGATAAATAATTTTTCATATCTCAAGCATTTTGTTAAGTGAAATATATTtgggaaagggaggctagtaaagcCTAGGAATTAAATCTTTACCTTGAGCTAGAAGGCAACGCTCAGGTGAttcaaaaccttatatgaaggaaaaatagtgatatgcagacccttaaaataattatatattcttATTGGTAAGTGAGATTAAATAGCAGCCGCAATTAGTTTGCTATCtagatagacagggatttcagcacatctttttataTATTAAACTGTTGAACAAATGCCCAGCTCCGCTTAATAGCGGTAAGTGAAGTCTACTTCCATTCACCACATACCTGCATGTCATTCAGAGATTGTatctatttaattaataaatatcgtTGAGACACATAAACCAAAGAAACAGGGAAGCGTTGGTTGACAGATGTCCAAGCACAGATTCTGCTGTACAGATTTATTATATAAAACCACATAGAAcaacaaaatgtaatattcaaactgtgagctagctgtactgacaacacctccactagcggGTGGTTACGTACAcgacgtaaaatctgccaccatagtgatccttgaggatctatgtcagtatgTTACCTGTATAGATATGTCAAAATCATGAGCGATTACACATTAACAGTTAAATCGTTTGTTTTGTGTTCAGCTcccagtattgtgcacaatacataTAATAGCCAGCAATCCAAAGGTTAATTCCAATCCTTATAATAGGGAACAGTATAGACTGTAAGGGGTAATgaaacaactccagtaacagcggacaccaccaataGTGTTAAAGGTATCAGGCGTCATGTTATTGTGAATCTGGATCTATGTTTGTAAACCCCAATTTACAGACTAACTGGATGCTTAGcatagagatataaatatataaacctttGTTAATTTATACAGGACGTTTCAAAGACAGGTAGAGGCTAAGGGGATAAGgattaacaactccagtattcagcgggcaccaccaatataaACAAAGGTAACAGGTGTCATGAATATTAATtgttctggatctatgttaaagcAGCCCCAAAGCTGTTCATTATGTCTTTCACAGTCGGATATATGCAGATTGTATCAATCCAGTGACATATGGAATCTATCAAACACAGTGCAATGGTAATGCAAATACACAAACAAAATAAGGAGAGGTTGCACATAAGTACAAGTTGAAGCGGTGTAGATGAAACACCCACAGACAGTTTTGATTTGTCCCAAAAAGAAAGTTGAGCCGTGTGTATACACAGTACATCCAAACACCTTCCGGTATCTGAAGAATAGCGGACTCAAATGTCAAAGTTATTCATTCAACTTGTTATACAACCGTATTTTGCTTTTGGTGATTAGATATCCCAGATTCGTTTCTATGTGGGCTGAATCAGCTTTTGTCGTTCACCATCATGCTGAATTTAGAACAGCGTGGACGCCACAGAGATCTGTCCTTCAGACACGTCCACCTCCACTTCCCACGTCACTGCCATTGTTCTAAATTCAGCATGATGGTGAACGACGAAAGCTGATTCAGTGTTATTGGAGTTGTTTCATTACCCCTTACAGTCTATACTGTTCCCTATTATAAGGATTGGAATTAACCTTTGGATTGCTGGCTATTAtatgtattgtgcacaatactgggAGCTGAACACAAAACAAACGATTTAACTGTTAATGTGTAATCGCTCATGGTTTTGACATATCTATACAGGTAAcgtactgacatagatcctcaaggatcactatggtggcaaATTTTACGTCGTGTACGTAACCACccgctagtggaggtgttgtcagtacagctagctcacagtttgaatattactttttgttgttccatctttggttcagcacctgggtaaagcttgcttattggtggctaaatgcacccagctATCAGCAAGCTCTCTCCAGGGTGTTGAACCACAAATGGGCTGGCTTAAaggttaaattcctgctttttcaaataaagatagcaagagaacaaagaaaaaaaattataatagaagtaaattagaaagttgcttaaaattgcctgctctatctgaatcatgtgatgataaaaaaaaatttattgaagTTTTTTTAAGAACAGTAACAAAGCAGATGGAATTTGCCATGACTCAGacagtaaaaataaataagtaaatttccATAACAGAGGAAAGACTTGTGTACTTAGCATAAAATAATCCTTAGGCAAATAgaaatgaaacctattttttttatttttttattttttcttcagtaGTTTAGACCTTCTAATATAAATATAGGTCACCCTTGGACCTATGTGTCATTAAAAAAAACTCTTAATGGAGGTGAATTAACTCAAACTATATTTTTGGGCTTGATAACATGAGAGACAAAATATAGTAAACAAAGAATATGACAACGGTAACTATGAAATTATGAATACAGCCTCTTTTGGACCTTGAGATGATATCATATTAAGTAACATATTAGTGAGGGAACCATATGTGTTAGATACATAGTAATAATCAGGAGAGCAGATAGTGTAGATGGTTATATGATCCTGCACTTAGATAGGGGCTGATAGGCTTGCAAGAATTTtgaaattttgaaaaatatttaagGGTTCAATAAATTAGCTAGTAGCCAATGTTGACAGAAGCCCCGCTGATGGAAACAGCAACACCAAAAGGCAACCCAAGCACTATAGACACCAAACTAGGACTTGGATAATGAGACACTGCTAATGTAGACCCTAAAAAATAACATAAGTTGAAGACCATAGGGTGAAGGGtttgataatgtaaaatatattctaCCATACAATCACTAGCCTACTGTTGTTGGCGATAGCAGTATATTATAGCAGGCTGAGATGTGCTGTCTCTGCCGCAGACAGCCTACCATCAGCataaagtaaatttaaaacagCCATCCCCCATTAGAGGGGTTAATACCCTTACAAAAGTAAGCAAAATGttcaatatgtaaataaatattcaaGTGACAGCATACGTGCTCAAGGGGGACGATTGAGTTATGTCAGACCTTACCACAGTATTACTATATGTCTGCgtagggcaggggtgtccaaactttgctctccagaggttttggaactacatttccgatgatgctcagccagcattttatctagctgagcatcatgggaaatgtagttccaaaacctctggagagcaaagtttggacacccctggcgtAGGGAGTTTGGTAtctagtatatttaaaaataagatagAGCTGTAGGTAGCGGTTACGAAGGTATCGTTACACCCCACAGGTTATTATAAAATCTTCTATATAATGCTAGATCTTTGGGCTTTGTAAATAACATGTACATTAATCTTCGTATGTTGTGTGTAGTCTAAGCTGGCCTTAGGAAACCTGGATTTACATAAGAAGAGCACTGTACAAGATTGCAAATCAATTCATTTGTAAGGTTAAACTAAGCAGTTACTAATATGTTTATACAGTAGCGTATATATCACCTCTAAATATGTGCTGGTAATCTTCTATTCGGTTTTTAAGTCTAATAGACACATATCATGTAGGATTCTTACAACATATATTAGAGATAACCCAACAGTAGACATGAAGTAAATagctaacataaaaaataaactatatgcATAACAATAGTGTACAACAAACGGTAGATTAACACAGGTGAAAGCCCTTAACTAAGACTCAGTCAAAATGTCCTTATATAAATGAATTACCCATAGTAGGAAGGATATCTCTGAGCTGGAGGTAGAAAACTCATAGTTTATAATGAGCTCAGGAACTGCCCCAACATTATGAAGATCTATTGTAACCTATTCCGCACAGCTCAGCACTCAAGTGCCAAACCAACGCACAATTTTTCTTGTGGTTTGGGTTTCCAGCCGGCT
This portion of the Bombina bombina isolate aBomBom1 chromosome 10, aBomBom1.pri, whole genome shotgun sequence genome encodes:
- the RGS13 gene encoding regulator of G-protein signaling 13; this encodes MSSKYGPAVYTAYLKTEFSNENIEFWFACENYKNIKSRWKRIVAAKKLYKTYIKSNSPREINIDSPTREALKKEIHRPTPNSFDEAQLIVLRHMERDSYPRFLTSSLYQNIQSKLQQENVINTQ